Proteins from a genomic interval of Clostridium sp. M62/1:
- the typA gene encoding translational GTPase TypA, translating to MKTKREDVRNIAIIAHVDHGKTTLVDQLLRQSGVFRANQEVVDRVMDSNDIERERGITILSKNTAVFYKGVKINIIDTPGHADFGGEVERVLKMVNGVVLVVDAYEGAMPQTKFVLRKALDLDLPVIVCLNKIDRPEARPDDVIDEILELFMDLDASDEQLDCPFLYASARAGFAKKNMDDPEVDMTPLFETILDYIPAPEGDPDAETQVLISTIDYNEYVGRIGVGKIDNGSLKVNQECVIVNHHEPDKFRRVKIGKLYEFDGLNKVEVAEAQIGSIVAISGISDIHIGDTLCSPEKPEAIPFQKISEPTISMDFMVNDSPLAGLEGKYVTSRHLRERLFRELNTDVSLRVEETDSPDCFKVSGRGELHLSVLIENMRREGFEFAVSKAEVLYHYDERNRKLEPMEIAYVDVPEEFTGAVIQKLTSRKGELQGMSPIGGGYTRLEFSIPSRGLIGYRGEFLTDTKGNGILNTSFDGYGPFKGELSYRKQGSLIAFEAGESITYGLFNAQERGTLFIGPGVKVYSGMIVGQSAKPEDIELNVCKTKKLTNTRSSSSDEALRLTPPKEMSLEQCLDFIDTDELLEVTPTSLRIRKKILDPTLRKRAMISRKEAEKNRG from the coding sequence ATGAAGACAAAGCGTGAAGATGTCAGAAATATTGCGATTATTGCCCACGTAGACCATGGCAAGACAACTCTGGTCGATCAGCTCCTGCGCCAGAGCGGGGTGTTCAGGGCTAACCAGGAGGTAGTGGATCGCGTTATGGACTCTAACGATATTGAGAGGGAGAGGGGAATTACCATCCTCTCCAAAAATACGGCAGTATTTTACAAGGGAGTCAAGATCAACATTATCGACACACCAGGCCACGCTGATTTCGGCGGCGAGGTGGAGCGCGTGCTCAAGATGGTGAATGGAGTTGTCCTGGTAGTAGATGCCTATGAGGGAGCCATGCCCCAGACGAAGTTCGTGCTGAGGAAGGCGCTGGATCTGGACCTTCCGGTAATCGTCTGCCTGAACAAAATTGACCGCCCTGAGGCAAGGCCGGACGATGTGATCGATGAAATTCTGGAGCTTTTCATGGATCTGGATGCCTCCGACGAGCAGCTGGACTGCCCGTTTCTGTATGCTTCTGCCAGGGCAGGCTTTGCAAAGAAGAACATGGATGATCCTGAGGTGGATATGACGCCTCTGTTTGAGACCATCCTTGACTATATCCCGGCTCCCGAGGGAGATCCGGATGCGGAGACTCAGGTGCTTATCAGTACCATTGACTACAATGAGTATGTAGGGCGTATCGGAGTCGGAAAAATTGACAACGGCTCTCTTAAGGTAAACCAGGAGTGCGTCATTGTAAACCACCACGAGCCCGACAAATTCCGCAGGGTAAAGATCGGAAAGCTCTATGAATTTGACGGATTAAACAAGGTAGAGGTGGCTGAGGCGCAGATCGGCTCCATCGTGGCCATTTCGGGAATCTCGGACATCCATATCGGAGATACGCTCTGCTCTCCGGAAAAGCCGGAGGCCATTCCGTTCCAGAAGATCTCCGAGCCGACTATCTCCATGGATTTCATGGTCAATGACAGCCCGCTTGCAGGACTGGAGGGAAAATATGTGACATCCCGCCATCTGAGGGAGAGACTGTTCAGGGAGCTCAACACAGACGTAAGCCTCAGGGTGGAGGAGACGGATTCTCCGGACTGCTTTAAGGTGTCCGGCCGCGGCGAGCTGCACCTGTCTGTCCTTATTGAAAATATGAGGAGAGAGGGCTTTGAGTTTGCCGTCAGCAAGGCGGAGGTGCTTTACCACTACGATGAGAGAAACAGAAAGTTAGAGCCTATGGAGATTGCCTACGTCGATGTGCCGGAGGAGTTTACGGGAGCGGTTATTCAGAAGCTCACCAGCAGAAAGGGAGAGCTCCAGGGCATGAGCCCCATCGGAGGCGGTTATACAAGGCTGGAATTCTCCATCCCTTCCCGGGGTCTGATTGGCTACAGAGGAGAATTTTTGACAGATACGAAGGGAAATGGTATACTTAATACAAGCTTTGACGGCTATGGCCCGTTTAAGGGAGAGCTGTCATACAGAAAACAGGGTTCTCTCATTGCCTTCGAGGCAGGTGAGTCTATTACCTATGGACTGTTCAATGCACAGGAGAGAGGAACCCTGTTTATCGGACCTGGTGTAAAGGTTTACTCCGGCATGATTGTAGGACAGAGTGCAAAGCCGGAGGACATCGAACTCAATGTCTGCAAAACAAAAAAACTTACGAATACCCGTTCATCCAGCTCCGATGAGGCGTTAAGACTGACACCGCCTAAGGAGATGAGCCTGGAGCAGTGCCTGGATTTCATTGACACCGACGAACTTCTTGAGGTGACTCCCACAAGCCTCAGAATTCGTAAGAAGATCCTGGATCCGACCCTCAGAAAGAGGGCTATGATCAGCAGAAAAGAGGCAGAGAAGAACAGAGGTTAA
- a CDS encoding YigZ family protein, which yields MKKNYKILYKEGEGTIVEKKSRFIATVRPVESEEEALAFIAEMRKKYWDATHNCTAFVIGENHELMRCNDDGEPSQTAGRPMLDVLLGEDVHNCCAVVTRYFGGTLLGTGGLVRAYSGAVKEGLKNSVIVEKRLAEKLTVQTDYTGLGKIQYILGEENITVLDSEYTDQVVLTLLVPVDAVEPLMAKLTEGTNGRCVIERAEKLYYGLLGKEIVFF from the coding sequence ATGAAAAAAAATTATAAAATTCTGTATAAAGAAGGGGAGGGCACAATCGTTGAAAAAAAATCGCGCTTTATTGCCACTGTCCGCCCTGTTGAATCCGAGGAGGAAGCCCTTGCCTTTATTGCCGAGATGAGAAAGAAATACTGGGATGCCACCCATAACTGCACCGCCTTTGTCATTGGGGAAAACCATGAACTGATGCGGTGCAATGACGACGGGGAGCCGTCCCAGACGGCGGGAAGGCCCATGCTGGACGTGCTTCTGGGGGAGGACGTCCACAACTGCTGTGCCGTGGTGACCAGGTATTTCGGCGGAACTCTTCTGGGGACGGGAGGCCTGGTGAGGGCCTACTCAGGCGCAGTCAAGGAGGGGCTTAAAAACAGTGTGATCGTGGAGAAGCGTCTGGCGGAGAAGCTGACCGTCCAGACGGACTACACGGGCCTCGGCAAAATCCAGTACATTCTGGGGGAGGAGAATATCACGGTTCTCGACAGCGAGTATACGGATCAGGTAGTTTTGACTCTGCTGGTGCCGGTGGACGCGGTGGAGCCGCTTATGGCAAAGCTCACGGAGGGGACAAACGGCAGATGCGTTATAGAGAGGGCGGAAAAGCTCTATTACGGCCTGCTCGGAAAAGAGATTGTTTTTTTCTAG
- a CDS encoding transglycosylase domain-containing protein — MNYGRKETRRQIMAAGSRKKKYANRLFLSFFKVFLVLCLFVFVTGFSAGIGMFKGIIDTAPDFNAESFAPSGFFSTIYDSEGNVVDTLVGTNANRIEATYDEFPEDLINAFVAIEDSRFWQHSGIDLRSITRAAVGVLTNNYQGGASTLTQQLIKNTVFGGGMETSTGARIERKIQEQYLALQLTKNVDRKIIITNYLNTINLGSNTLGVKAAALRYFNKDVSDLTLSECAVIAAITKNPSRLSPITGAEDNAQRRSTILQEMYNQGYITKEEQEEALADDVYSRIQNVDLAAKENDTPYSYYTDELIDQVTEALKEELGYTDTQASNLLFSGGLSIYTPQDPRMQAIVDEEISNPENYALAQYSIEYRLSVTHGDGTTEHFSEGHVKNYYMDTLGQSGYTGLFKSEAEAQEAVDQYKSWLLKEDDKVIGESLTVTLQPQASFVLIEQSTGYVKAISGGRGEKTANRTLNRATNVKRQPGSAFKVITSFLPAVDTCGATLASVYYDAPYSIGTKTFRNWYANRGYMGYHNIREGIAYSMNILALKCLVDTVTPQLGVEYAEKLGITTLVSEDITPSLALGGLTVGVTNLELTNAFATIANEGIYTEPVFFTKILDHNGKVLIDNEPEKRQVIKDSTAFLVTDAMADSVVSQSLYATPGSQPSTTSAAAAIPGMSTSGKSGTTTGNNDLWFVGFTPYYTAGIWTGFDNNGSITGGTSYHKVIWRKIMTRIHEGLSDPGFKVPDSVEQVEVCRKSGKLPIAGVCSSDPRGSAVYTEYFAKGTAPTETCDHHVRVSVCGVSGGTPTAYCPADQIVSKTFMSVPDEGYTDDSKYAMPGPCTVHTGSSTIIDPSGGNGTDVPFGPGYIPSSGNSSSPDGSDIPIVPAAPN; from the coding sequence ATGAATTATGGCAGAAAAGAGACCAGACGGCAGATTATGGCCGCCGGCTCCCGAAAGAAGAAGTACGCTAATCGGCTCTTCCTCTCCTTTTTCAAGGTGTTTCTCGTGCTGTGCCTGTTTGTCTTCGTGACCGGCTTCAGCGCAGGAATCGGAATGTTCAAGGGCATTATTGATACCGCGCCCGATTTCAATGCTGAGAGCTTTGCCCCCAGCGGTTTTTTCTCAACCATTTACGACTCTGAGGGCAATGTCGTGGACACTCTGGTAGGAACGAATGCCAACCGTATTGAAGCTACCTATGATGAATTTCCAGAGGATCTGATCAACGCTTTCGTAGCAATCGAGGACTCCCGCTTCTGGCAGCACAGCGGTATTGACCTTCGCTCTATCACAAGGGCGGCCGTCGGTGTGCTGACAAACAATTACCAGGGCGGAGCCAGCACTCTGACCCAGCAGCTCATCAAAAACACTGTGTTCGGCGGCGGTATGGAAACCAGTACCGGCGCAAGGATTGAGCGAAAAATCCAGGAGCAGTATCTGGCCCTTCAGCTCACGAAAAACGTGGACAGGAAGATCATCATCACGAATTACCTGAATACCATTAACCTGGGAAGCAATACCCTGGGCGTCAAAGCCGCGGCTCTCCGGTATTTTAACAAGGACGTTTCAGACCTGACGCTCTCTGAGTGCGCAGTCATCGCTGCCATCACGAAAAATCCCTCCCGCCTGAGTCCAATTACCGGAGCTGAGGACAATGCGCAGCGGCGGTCCACGATTCTTCAGGAGATGTACAATCAGGGATATATCACGAAGGAGGAACAGGAGGAGGCTCTGGCAGACGATGTGTACTCCCGCATCCAGAATGTAGATCTGGCTGCAAAGGAGAACGATACCCCCTACTCCTACTACACAGACGAGCTTATTGATCAGGTGACAGAGGCCCTGAAGGAGGAGCTGGGCTACACGGATACCCAGGCCAGCAATCTGCTGTTCAGCGGCGGACTCAGCATCTACACGCCTCAGGATCCCCGTATGCAGGCCATTGTAGATGAGGAGATCAGCAATCCGGAAAACTATGCTCTGGCTCAGTACTCCATCGAATACAGGCTTTCCGTGACCCACGGGGACGGTACAACGGAACACTTTTCAGAGGGGCACGTAAAGAATTATTATATGGATACCTTAGGACAGAGCGGGTATACGGGGCTGTTTAAAAGCGAGGCAGAGGCCCAGGAGGCAGTTGACCAGTATAAGTCATGGCTTCTGAAGGAGGATGACAAGGTCATCGGAGAATCCCTCACAGTCACTCTCCAGCCACAGGCTTCCTTTGTCCTGATTGAGCAGTCCACCGGATATGTAAAGGCCATCAGCGGAGGCCGGGGAGAAAAGACAGCCAACCGTACCCTGAACAGGGCAACGAATGTCAAGCGGCAGCCAGGCTCCGCCTTCAAGGTCATCACATCCTTCCTGCCGGCTGTGGACACCTGCGGCGCGACGCTGGCCAGCGTATACTATGACGCGCCCTACTCCATCGGCACCAAGACCTTCCGGAACTGGTACGCCAACCGCGGCTACATGGGCTACCACAATATCCGTGAAGGAATCGCCTATTCCATGAATATCCTGGCCCTGAAGTGCCTGGTAGACACTGTGACCCCCCAGCTGGGCGTGGAATATGCGGAAAAGCTGGGAATCACCACCCTCGTGTCAGAGGACATTACCCCCTCCCTGGCTCTGGGCGGACTGACCGTGGGCGTGACGAACCTGGAACTGACAAATGCCTTTGCAACCATCGCCAATGAGGGCATTTACACAGAGCCTGTCTTCTTTACGAAGATTCTCGACCACAACGGCAAGGTTCTCATTGACAATGAGCCGGAAAAGAGGCAGGTGATCAAGGATTCCACAGCCTTCCTTGTGACAGACGCCATGGCTGACTCTGTTGTAAGCCAGAGTCTCTACGCTACGCCTGGCTCACAGCCCAGCACCACCAGCGCCGCAGCAGCCATTCCCGGCATGTCTACCTCCGGAAAGAGCGGCACGACTACGGGAAACAACGACCTTTGGTTTGTGGGCTTTACACCTTACTATACAGCAGGAATCTGGACAGGCTTTGACAACAATGGAAGCATTACGGGAGGCACCTCCTACCACAAGGTTATCTGGCGCAAGATTATGACGCGCATACACGAGGGGCTCTCTGATCCCGGTTTTAAGGTGCCTGACAGCGTAGAGCAGGTGGAGGTATGCAGGAAATCAGGCAAGCTCCCCATTGCAGGCGTATGCAGCTCCGATCCGAGAGGCAGCGCTGTCTATACGGAGTATTTCGCCAAGGGTACGGCTCCGACTGAAACCTGTGATCACCATGTGAGAGTGTCTGTCTGCGGCGTATCCGGCGGAACTCCTACCGCATACTGCCCTGCAGATCAGATTGTGTCAAAAACATTCATGTCTGTCCCTGACGAAGGCTACACAGACGATTCCAAATACGCTATGCCAGGTCCCTGTACCGTTCACACTGGTTCATCAACCATTATCGATCCGTCCGGCGGAAACGGAACAGACGTTCCCTTCGGACCCGGGTATATCCCAAGCTCCGGAAACAGCTCGTCACCGGACGGAAGCGATATCCCCATCGTGCCGGCAGCACCCAATTAG
- the spoVAE gene encoding stage V sporulation protein AE produces the protein MEYLRAFIVGGLICTAAQILMEKTKMLPGRIMVLLVVTGAVLGCLGIYGPFADWAGAGASVPLLGFGNTLWKGVLEGFGEEGVLGIFKGGFTASAAGIAGALVFGYLAALIFKPKMKE, from the coding sequence TTGGAATATTTGCGCGCATTTATAGTCGGCGGACTGATCTGTACCGCCGCTCAGATTCTGATGGAAAAGACAAAGATGCTGCCGGGAAGGATTATGGTACTCCTGGTGGTGACCGGGGCGGTTCTCGGCTGTCTCGGAATCTACGGCCCCTTTGCCGACTGGGCCGGAGCAGGCGCATCGGTGCCCCTTCTGGGCTTTGGAAATACGCTCTGGAAGGGAGTGCTTGAGGGCTTCGGAGAGGAAGGAGTTCTCGGGATCTTCAAAGGAGGTTTCACTGCTTCGGCAGCAGGAATCGCCGGAGCGCTGGTGTTCGGCTACCTTGCGGCACTGATCTTTAAGCCTAAAATGAAAGAGTAG
- a CDS encoding stage V sporulation protein AD yields the protein MQNIILPSGENKKSRKYPARMTDTEGNMQKGKASIIFDRAPYIFSAASIVGQKEGEGPLGSCFDQIEADPMFGQKNWEAAESELQRRTALLNLEKGGYRREDVRYLFAGDLLGQSVATSFGVMELEIPLFGLYGACSTMGEALGLAAMTVSGGFADSAMALASSHFASAERQFRFPLAYGNQRPFSTTWTVTGCGCALVGSGEWGKAQKKTAPKAKIAGFTPGKIVDMQIHDSMNMGAAMAMAAVDTILRNFRDLQVDQSYYDKIITGDLGIVGQKIVFEFMERAGYDVRGIHMDCGMKIFDASTQDTHSGGSGCGCAAVTLCSYILPKIQDGTWKRVLFLPTGALLSQISFNEGQSVPGISHGVILEHVESASCGAEENAAKRRPSGRGYEKGGKER from the coding sequence ATGCAGAATATAATTCTGCCCTCTGGGGAGAATAAGAAAAGCAGGAAATATCCTGCCAGAATGACTGATACGGAGGGCAATATGCAGAAGGGAAAAGCAAGTATTATATTTGACAGGGCCCCGTACATCTTTTCTGCCGCTTCCATTGTGGGACAGAAGGAGGGAGAGGGACCTCTGGGAAGCTGCTTTGATCAGATAGAGGCAGATCCCATGTTCGGCCAGAAAAACTGGGAGGCGGCGGAGAGCGAACTGCAGCGCAGGACGGCGCTCCTTAATCTGGAAAAGGGAGGATACAGGCGGGAAGACGTAAGGTACCTGTTTGCAGGGGATCTGCTGGGACAGAGTGTGGCTACTTCATTCGGGGTGATGGAGCTGGAAATTCCGCTGTTTGGCCTGTATGGAGCCTGCTCCACCATGGGAGAGGCGCTGGGTCTGGCGGCTATGACAGTCAGCGGAGGATTTGCAGACAGCGCCATGGCTTTGGCATCCAGCCATTTTGCCAGCGCGGAACGCCAATTCCGTTTTCCGCTTGCCTATGGGAACCAGAGGCCGTTTTCAACCACCTGGACAGTGACAGGATGCGGCTGTGCCCTGGTTGGAAGCGGGGAATGGGGGAAAGCGCAGAAAAAAACAGCTCCCAAAGCGAAGATTGCCGGGTTTACTCCCGGAAAAATCGTGGACATGCAGATTCACGACTCCATGAATATGGGAGCAGCCATGGCCATGGCTGCCGTGGACACGATTCTCAGAAATTTCAGGGATCTTCAGGTGGATCAGAGCTACTACGATAAGATAATCACAGGAGATCTGGGGATTGTGGGGCAGAAAATTGTGTTTGAATTCATGGAGCGGGCCGGATATGATGTCAGAGGCATTCACATGGACTGCGGCATGAAGATTTTCGACGCGTCCACCCAGGACACCCACTCCGGAGGAAGCGGCTGCGGCTGCGCTGCCGTAACGCTGTGCTCCTATATCCTGCCTAAAATTCAGGATGGAACCTGGAAGAGGGTGCTGTTTCTGCCGACAGGGGCTCTGCTGTCCCAGATCAGTTTTAACGAGGGGCAGAGCGTGCCGGGAATCTCCCATGGAGTGATTTTGGAGCATGTGGAAAGCGCAAGCTGCGGGGCAGAAGAAAATGCAGCAAAGAGAAGACCTTCAGGAAGGGGATATGAAAAGGGCGGAAAGGAGAGATAA
- a CDS encoding DNA-binding response regulator has translation MYSVIVVDGDTETVELLKTGVEWNRLGCRLAGTVLSIKEGLFLVQTEKPDLVITDMRIGREKENDFLRILYERQQEKRPLVIILSACRDFEEACRAIRYEAALYLTKPPRMDELEEGILWVLDRLEIKRRQIVRLAQEKQERRDGREEIMRSESGGLTKQKRLSGNSSLPERTGAENQGERPETDDRGKEPGTKRAERKDARAVSDRTLSELQRIRSGMQNYSPFIREALRFIDSHLEQELSLTVLCEELSLSHSYFSKKFKRETGTGYVTYVTMAKMERARTLMEDPRNRANEIAKQLGYYDYSYFFQNFRRYFGCSPREFKSHGRIPE, from the coding sequence ATGTACTCAGTGATTGTAGTAGACGGCGATACAGAGACGGTTGAGCTTTTGAAAACCGGGGTGGAGTGGAACCGCCTGGGGTGCAGGCTGGCCGGAACGGTCCTCAGTATAAAAGAGGGCCTTTTTCTTGTGCAGACAGAAAAACCGGATCTTGTCATTACTGACATGAGGATCGGCAGAGAAAAAGAGAATGATTTCCTCAGGATTCTCTATGAAAGACAGCAGGAAAAGCGGCCGCTCGTTATTATTTTAAGCGCCTGCCGGGATTTTGAGGAGGCCTGCCGGGCCATCCGGTATGAGGCAGCGCTCTATCTGACAAAGCCGCCCAGGATGGATGAACTGGAGGAGGGAATCCTCTGGGTTCTGGACCGGCTGGAAATAAAGAGGCGGCAGATAGTCCGTCTGGCACAGGAAAAACAGGAACGAAGAGACGGCAGGGAAGAAATTATGCGTTCTGAATCAGGCGGGCTGACAAAGCAGAAGAGACTGTCTGGAAACAGCAGCCTGCCGGAGCGGACAGGAGCTGAAAATCAGGGCGAACGGCCTGAAACAGATGACAGAGGCAAAGAGCCGGGGACAAAGCGGGCAGAGAGAAAGGATGCCAGGGCTGTCTCCGATCGCACGCTTTCTGAGCTTCAGCGCATCCGCTCGGGCATGCAGAATTACTCTCCCTTTATCAGAGAGGCGCTCCGGTTCATTGACAGCCATCTGGAACAGGAGCTCTCCCTCACAGTACTGTGTGAGGAACTCTCCCTGTCACATTCCTACTTCAGCAAGAAATTTAAGCGCGAAACAGGGACAGGATACGTAACCTATGTGACAATGGCGAAGATGGAGAGGGCGAGAACGCTGATGGAAGATCCGAGAAACAGGGCCAATGAGATTGCCAAACAGCTTGGATATTACGATTATTCCTATTTTTTTCAGAATTTCAGAAGATATTTCGGCTGCTCTCCGAGGGAATTCAAAAGTCATGGGAGAATTCCGGAATAG
- a CDS encoding APC family permease: MKEKLKKELSLSQIIAMAAGGMIAAWMVEIKYWFEISGTGAVFSLLTCCILVLPLCLIYSEMTSMLPYAGGENVWISNAFGWNVGWFSCWALVLLYIVAMPSVAFGISSMLSYLFPVTFIQIKIIAASIIVIWFLLTNLEIKFLAKIQNILFWSTLAISICASFIFIFSDQWSFDNLRPWFPSGFTGYTMGVGLLIMKFQGFDMIPQLVEESKIPKKKLLIAFISSMFLTFLIYGLAIIAVGGIVTDEWMQQTDIVDPRVADMLGMHWLGLVIVVMGIGTCITTLSGFWLSASRTLYGGAKQGQFSKTFASINRYGQPWKANIVIGILSLYFTVFAPEAWINYIFTITGLSAGIIYFGVSVSFLKLRKTKPHWERPYKVKHGKVLGCISVVFTIWVIYTCAKSMDLGGWMAVGLYFALGVPFMLYAKHMQKKKPDEWKQIILSPDQVREEE, from the coding sequence ATGAAAGAAAAATTAAAAAAAGAATTGAGCCTTTCACAGATTATAGCGATGGCGGCCGGGGGAATGATTGCCGCCTGGATGGTAGAAATTAAGTACTGGTTTGAAATATCAGGCACGGGGGCAGTATTTTCTCTTCTGACATGCTGTATTCTGGTACTTCCGCTGTGCTTGATTTATTCAGAGATGACGAGTATGCTGCCCTATGCAGGCGGAGAAAATGTGTGGATCTCCAATGCATTTGGATGGAATGTGGGATGGTTTTCCTGCTGGGCGCTGGTGCTTTTATACATTGTGGCAATGCCCTCCGTGGCATTCGGAATTTCCAGCATGCTGTCCTATCTGTTTCCGGTAACCTTTATCCAGATTAAGATCATCGCAGCCTCGATCATAGTCATATGGTTTTTGCTTACAAATCTGGAAATTAAGTTTCTGGCCAAAATACAGAATATTTTGTTTTGGAGCACTCTGGCTATTTCCATCTGTGCGTCATTCATCTTCATTTTCAGCGATCAGTGGAGCTTCGATAATCTCAGACCATGGTTTCCGTCCGGGTTTACGGGGTATACGATGGGCGTAGGACTTCTGATTATGAAGTTTCAGGGATTTGATATGATTCCTCAGCTTGTGGAGGAGTCGAAAATTCCGAAGAAAAAGCTGCTGATTGCGTTCATATCCAGTATGTTCCTGACCTTCCTGATCTATGGACTGGCCATTATCGCAGTGGGCGGAATTGTCACAGATGAGTGGATGCAGCAGACCGATATCGTCGATCCGAGAGTGGCCGATATGCTGGGAATGCACTGGCTGGGGCTTGTGATTGTGGTGATGGGAATCGGTACCTGTATTACAACCCTGTCGGGATTCTGGCTCAGCGCCTCCAGAACTCTCTATGGAGGGGCGAAGCAGGGACAGTTTTCAAAGACCTTTGCTTCCATTAACCGCTATGGACAGCCATGGAAGGCCAATATCGTAATCGGAATTCTTTCTCTTTACTTTACTGTGTTCGCACCGGAAGCGTGGATCAATTACATTTTCACGATAACAGGGCTTTCTGCCGGAATTATTTATTTCGGTGTATCTGTATCTTTCTTAAAACTCAGAAAGACAAAGCCCCACTGGGAGCGTCCGTATAAGGTAAAGCACGGAAAAGTTCTCGGGTGTATTTCCGTAGTCTTTACAATCTGGGTCATTTACACCTGCGCGAAAAGCATGGATCTGGGCGGCTGGATGGCTGTGGGACTTTACTTTGCTCTGGGGGTTCCATTTATGCTGTATGCAAAGCATATGCAGAAAAAGAAACCTGACGAGTGGAAGCAGATTATTCTGTCACCGGATCAGGTGCGAGAGGAGGAGTAA
- a CDS encoding cysteine hydrolase family protein has product MKINPKYVSFYYQGMEEVPDMELDKKKTALLVIDMQKEFVNRDCGDYLKAKEAGDEERWIPYHDRLDQVVVPNIRRLIDYFRENDMEVTYGRIACLKENGRDRSRVQSTYGWNNIYLPINSREAEMVDELAPLPDEIVVNKTTDSVSLGTNYTQLLHNMGIDTVVVTGIVTDQCVASSVRVLADQGFQIICVEDCCAAPDMELHDMELKIMNILYCNVLSTDETLEVLKTAK; this is encoded by the coding sequence ATGAAAATTAATCCCAAATATGTGTCCTTTTACTACCAGGGGATGGAAGAAGTGCCTGATATGGAACTCGACAAGAAAAAAACGGCGCTTCTCGTGATCGACATGCAGAAGGAGTTTGTTAACAGGGATTGCGGGGATTATCTGAAAGCGAAGGAGGCGGGAGATGAGGAGCGCTGGATTCCCTACCACGATCGGCTGGATCAGGTAGTGGTGCCAAATATCCGGCGCCTGATTGACTATTTCAGGGAAAATGACATGGAGGTTACATACGGCAGAATTGCCTGCCTGAAAGAAAACGGAAGAGACCGCTCCAGGGTACAGAGCACCTACGGCTGGAATAATATCTATCTTCCAATTAATTCGAGAGAGGCAGAGATGGTGGATGAGCTGGCCCCTCTGCCGGATGAGATCGTGGTGAATAAAACTACGGACAGTGTTTCTCTGGGAACGAACTATACGCAGCTTCTGCACAATATGGGGATTGATACAGTTGTTGTCACAGGTATTGTGACGGATCAGTGCGTGGCTTCCAGCGTTCGCGTTCTGGCAGATCAGGGATTTCAGATTATCTGCGTGGAGGACTGCTGTGCAGCGCCTGATATGGAGCTGCATGACATGGAGCTGAAAATCATGAACATTCTTTACTGCAATGTACTGAGTACAGATGAGACGCTGGAGGTATTGAAAACAGCGAAGTAG
- a CDS encoding SpoVA/SpoVAEb family sporulation membrane protein — MEIDKKEYGKYVKEITPTHSLPLNMVRAFLVGGAICTAGQLLTNLFMGRGMDQETASAWTLLSLIGASVLLTGLNIYPKLVKFAGAGALVPITGFANSVAAPAIEYKAEGQVFGIGCKIFTIAGPVILYGIFVSWLLGMAYWLGTLAGLL; from the coding sequence ATGGAAATAGATAAGAAGGAATATGGAAAATATGTAAAAGAGATAACTCCGACCCACAGTCTTCCCCTCAATATGGTCAGAGCTTTCCTGGTAGGAGGGGCAATCTGCACAGCCGGTCAGCTTCTGACCAATCTGTTTATGGGGAGAGGAATGGATCAGGAAACAGCCTCTGCCTGGACACTTCTAAGCCTCATCGGCGCCAGTGTCCTCCTGACAGGCCTGAATATCTATCCAAAACTTGTCAAATTCGCCGGAGCCGGGGCGCTGGTCCCCATTACCGGCTTTGCCAATTCAGTGGCCGCTCCGGCAATCGAATATAAGGCAGAAGGTCAGGTGTTTGGAATTGGATGCAAGATCTTTACAATCGCAGGCCCTGTGATTCTGTATGGGATATTTGTATCGTGGCTTTTAGGCATGGCCTACTGGCTCGGGACACTGGCAGGACTCCTGTAA
- a CDS encoding stage V sporulation protein AB translates to MTLLKQLFLAFAGITAGGVIAAGIFAFLAIIGVFPRVIDKTKTRRHIMLYETLLILGGSIGNALDLLEFPIPIGSIPAAGHVLGLTLLGLAGLSFGAFIGCLVMSLAETVKAVPVLNRRLRLSVGIQYMTLSIALGKMTGSLLYFYKGFGGGGS, encoded by the coding sequence ATGACGTTACTTAAGCAGCTTTTTCTGGCCTTTGCAGGGATTACGGCAGGCGGAGTCATAGCGGCCGGAATCTTCGCCTTTCTGGCAATCATAGGGGTATTTCCGAGAGTAATAGATAAGACAAAGACAAGGCGCCACATTATGCTCTATGAAACACTTCTGATCCTGGGAGGCTCCATCGGAAACGCCCTGGATCTGCTGGAATTTCCCATTCCCATCGGGAGCATTCCGGCAGCCGGCCATGTTCTGGGGCTTACCCTTCTTGGACTTGCCGGGCTGAGCTTCGGCGCTTTCATCGGCTGCCTGGTCATGTCCCTGGCGGAAACGGTGAAGGCGGTTCCCGTTCTGAACCGGCGTCTCCGGCTGTCAGTGGGAATCCAGTACATGACACTGTCCATCGCACTGGGCAAGATGACAGGTTCCCTGCTCTACTTTTACAAGGGCTTCGGAGGCGGAGGCTCCTAA